CCTCGTCGAACAGGGCTACTTCACCGCTCTCGAGGAGTACTTCACGAAGACGTACGTCTTCGAGCGCGACTACGACGCGCTCGCTCCGGACGATCTCGATACGGATGTCGATCCCGAGCACCCGTACAGCGGCATGCAGACGTCGATTTTCGATATGCTCGCGAACGCTGGGCGCCTCTGCAAGTGGGTGACCGAAGACGACCTCGTCGACTGTACCGACGGACTCCCCCGGGCGCTCGAACGGTGAGTCGCCCGTCGAGTGACTCGACACCCTCGATACCGACAGCGTGTACACCGCTGCGGGCGTTTCTCGGGATGAACCTGTCAGTTATTAAAACGGCGGTCGAACGTCCCGCCCGAGCGCGGCTAGTCGGTTCGATGAGAGACGAGTCGAGTCGGGTACGCTCACGTACGGTGCCTCGCTCGGCGCGTCCCTGACGCAGCGCTCCGGACGTTCGGGGGCGTCCGGCGGAGCGCGTTCTCGTCCACGAGCGAGACGTCAGATCGCCGATCGACGTGGAGACGACCGACAGCGCCGGTTTCGCTCGCGGCGTGCGTCAGTCCGCGATCGAGTCGAGTTTCCTCACGACCCTCGCGTAGACGTCGAGTGCGCAGTACCAGTCCGCCTCGACCATCGCGTCGAGCGCCGCGCGCGTCGGCGGCGCTGACCGCCCCCGCGTGGCGATCGACAGGACGGGATAGGCCGTTCCCCGAGTCGTGATTCCCTCGGTCGCCGCGACGTCGCGGCCGTACGTCTCGTCCATCACGGCGACGCTTCGAGCGCACTGGACACACCGTGTCGAACCCCCTCCCGAATCCGGCGGTACTCCCGCTCGGCCACCGATGCCCGATGACCGCGACGGAGCGGCGGGGAGCGTCGCGTACGACCGGGCGGTGGGACCGACGCCCGTCGACTGCGATCTGCCGTCGGCTAGTCGTCGACGCCGCAGTACTCGATGGCGATGCGCGCGATCGTCGTCGCGGTCTCCACGAGCGACGTCACGGTCGTGTGTTCGTCTGCGCCGTGGAGGTTCGCACCCCTCGGTCCGACCGAGACGGCGTCGACGTCGTAGTAGAGCGCGTAGAAA
The window above is part of the Halomarina pelagica genome. Proteins encoded here:
- a CDS encoding DUF3368 domain-containing protein gives rise to the protein MDETYGRDVAATEGITTRGTAYPVLSIATRGRSAPPTRAALDAMVEADWYCALDVYARVVRKLDSIAD